The following are from one region of the Pelagibius sp. CAU 1746 genome:
- a CDS encoding TRAP transporter small permease subunit codes for MAVLRWLDANVEKIIILVCYVVMAGIIFVEVIRRFLFNEQVAWSTTVPVYLFLWIVWLGCAYNVKIRAHLRFDELRLRLPYAGQFLCLCLDALLWIAFAVIVIVYTSEQVWLSYDNFAIVQGTDDVMQWWFYMATPFAWSVLVIRVLQNFHHDLTLFRRGEPFHLKTSIFGD; via the coding sequence ATGGCGGTCTTGCGCTGGCTCGACGCGAACGTCGAGAAAATCATCATTCTGGTTTGCTATGTGGTCATGGCCGGGATCATCTTCGTAGAGGTGATCCGGCGCTTCCTGTTCAACGAGCAGGTTGCCTGGAGCACGACGGTGCCGGTCTATCTCTTTCTATGGATCGTCTGGCTGGGCTGCGCCTACAACGTGAAGATCCGCGCCCACCTGCGCTTCGACGAACTGCGGCTGCGCCTGCCTTACGCCGGGCAGTTCCTCTGCCTCTGCCTCGACGCGCTGCTGTGGATCGCCTTCGCTGTCATCGTCATCGTTTACACCAGCGAGCAGGTCTGGCTGTCCTACGACAACTTCGCCATCGTCCAGGGCACCGACGACGTCATGCAGTGGTGGTTCTACATGGCCACGCCTTTCGCCTGGAGCGTGCTGGTGATCCGCGTGCTGCAGAATTTCCATCACGACCTGACGCTGTTCCGCCGCGGCGAACCGTTCCATCTCAAAACCAGCATCTTCGGGGACTGA
- a CDS encoding GNAT family N-acetyltransferase: MSNDLSWRAEEACMAAWPAPRELLLEGWLLRAAGGGHRRPNSVNPIRCGARDPGAILPAAEAVYGALGQAPLFRVLSFVEGMDAVLAAKGYDAEAETLTLYGQIDSLGLARDSGTELAIVPGAEWLQARAALSGIGGAESQIYEAMLGSILLPRAFAATRDEGRADGEIAALAYGVVCNGLGVIESVVTDEAKRQRGYARQTVGRLLQWARDEGASGVCLQVVADNAPALGLYRALGFTTELHRYHYRRKV; this comes from the coding sequence ATGTCCAACGATCTGTCCTGGCGCGCCGAGGAAGCCTGCATGGCCGCCTGGCCCGCGCCGCGCGAGCTGCTGCTGGAGGGCTGGCTGCTGCGCGCGGCCGGCGGCGGCCACCGGCGGCCCAACTCGGTGAACCCGATCCGCTGCGGCGCCCGCGACCCCGGCGCGATCCTCCCCGCCGCCGAAGCCGTCTACGGCGCCCTGGGGCAGGCGCCGCTGTTCCGCGTGCTCTCCTTCGTCGAGGGCATGGATGCCGTGCTGGCGGCCAAGGGCTACGACGCCGAGGCCGAGACCTTGACGCTCTACGGGCAGATCGACAGCCTCGGCCTCGCGCGAGACAGCGGCACCGAGCTCGCCATCGTGCCCGGCGCGGAATGGCTGCAGGCGCGCGCCGCGCTGAGCGGGATCGGCGGTGCCGAGTCGCAGATCTACGAAGCCATGCTGGGCAGTATCCTGCTGCCACGCGCCTTCGCCGCGACCCGTGACGAGGGCCGGGCGGACGGCGAGATCGCCGCCCTGGCCTACGGCGTGGTCTGCAACGGCCTGGGCGTGATCGAGTCCGTGGTCACCGACGAGGCGAAGCGCCAGCGCGGCTACGCACGGCAGACCGTCGGGCGGCTGCTGCAGTGGGCCAGGGACGAAGGCGCCTCCGGCGTCTGCCTGCAGGTGGTCGCGGACAACGCGCCCGCGCTCGGCCTCTACCGCGCCCTCGGCTTCACAACCGAGCTGCACCGCTATCACTACCGCCGCAAGGTCTAG
- a CDS encoding VOC family protein → MAIHEVFIYLRAKSAEQAVAFYKEAFGATEKFRLTEPGGRIGHVELVLGGTTIMLSDEFPECGISAPSPQSPALVSIHLHVDDADAVMTQAVAAGAEVIRPAADHFYGERSGALRDPFGYDWLIGSSIEEVSPEEMQRRYTAMLSGD, encoded by the coding sequence GTGGCCATTCATGAGGTTTTCATCTATCTGCGCGCCAAATCGGCGGAGCAGGCGGTCGCCTTCTACAAGGAAGCCTTCGGGGCGACGGAGAAGTTCCGCCTCACCGAACCCGGCGGCCGCATCGGACATGTGGAACTGGTGCTTGGAGGCACCACCATCATGCTCTCCGACGAGTTTCCCGAGTGCGGCATCTCTGCGCCTTCTCCGCAAAGCCCGGCGCTGGTCTCGATCCATCTTCACGTCGATGACGCCGATGCTGTGATGACGCAAGCCGTCGCCGCGGGGGCGGAGGTCATCCGGCCGGCGGCGGACCACTTCTATGGCGAACGCTCGGGCGCGCTGCGCGATCCCTTCGGCTACGACTGGCTGATCGGCAGCTCCATCGAAGAGGTGTCGCCGGAGGAGATGCAGCGCCGTTACACCGCTATGCTGAGCGGCGACTGA
- a CDS encoding helix-turn-helix domain-containing protein produces MLRRPLGAALRPFVSHLWAGHGGPLSPGPSKRERMLPADSLHLVIRLEDRPLRVYRDLEDLRGTTVSAAVVGGLRTSSYLRDVSRPAPCVGAMLRPGVAGFLVGAPAGAIAGGHVALEDLWHPVEVDRLRSRLAEAASLGARLDIFEAALAARLPSPAAVDPRIASALAGFAARRPVAQVVGALDVSHRHFTATFREAVGLAPKSYCRLLRFGEALDRLHRERDIGWAALAAAAGYADQSHMVREFRGFAGLTPGDYRRRAPRSSRHVPV; encoded by the coding sequence ATGCTCAGACGCCCGCTCGGCGCCGCGCTGCGCCCCTTCGTCAGCCATCTCTGGGCAGGCCACGGCGGCCCTCTGTCGCCGGGCCCGTCCAAGCGCGAGCGCATGCTGCCGGCGGATTCGCTGCATCTCGTAATCCGGCTCGAGGATCGTCCCCTACGGGTCTACCGCGACTTGGAAGACCTGCGCGGCACGACGGTCTCCGCGGCGGTCGTGGGCGGGCTGCGCACGTCGTCCTATCTGCGGGATGTCTCGCGGCCGGCGCCTTGCGTCGGGGCCATGCTGCGCCCGGGTGTCGCCGGGTTTCTGGTCGGCGCGCCGGCGGGGGCGATTGCCGGAGGACATGTGGCGCTGGAAGACCTCTGGCATCCGGTGGAGGTGGACCGGCTGCGCAGCCGCTTGGCCGAAGCGGCAAGCCTCGGAGCCCGGCTTGACATCTTTGAGGCCGCGCTCGCCGCGCGCTTGCCGTCGCCGGCGGCGGTCGACCCGCGCATTGCCTCGGCGCTGGCGGGTTTCGCGGCGCGGCGTCCGGTGGCGCAGGTGGTCGGCGCGCTGGACGTCAGCCACCGCCACTTCACGGCGACGTTCCGCGAAGCCGTCGGGCTGGCGCCCAAGAGCTATTGCCGCCTGCTGCGCTTCGGCGAGGCGCTCGACCGCTTGCACCGGGAAAGGGATATCGGCTGGGCGGCGCTCGCCGCCGCGGCCGGATATGCCGATCAGTCCCATATGGTGCGCGAATTCCGCGGCTTCGCGGGCTTGACGCCGGGGGATTACCGGCGCCGCGCGCCGCGGTCCTCGCGCCACGTGCCGGTCTAG
- a CDS encoding DUF4743 domain-containing protein, whose translation MSFLDRIRACHRWRADDYLPFLLDGDPRPLGWVTPAFAARLRDFPEVFDVTEAAVCLAPRLGDFESRSAALKAVLEQLHGAGEIPAWRGEDYGICRRWDDEVIFKMERGAVPLFGVPAYGIHVNGFVRTPEGPRLWVGRRSRHKALAPGKLDHLVAGGQPYGLSLMENVVKEAAEEASVPEDLARRARPVGALGYLCARPEGQRNDVLFVYDLELPADFVPTPNDDEVEEFFLWPMEKILERLKDSDDFKFNVALVNLDFALRHGVLTPDAEPGYQAIAEGLQGRLTG comes from the coding sequence ATGAGCTTCCTTGACCGCATCCGCGCCTGCCACCGCTGGCGGGCGGACGACTATCTTCCCTTCCTGTTGGACGGCGATCCCCGGCCCTTGGGCTGGGTGACGCCGGCCTTCGCCGCCCGGCTGCGTGATTTTCCGGAGGTCTTCGACGTCACCGAGGCGGCCGTTTGCCTGGCGCCGCGCCTCGGCGATTTCGAGTCGCGCTCGGCGGCGTTGAAGGCGGTGCTGGAACAACTGCACGGCGCCGGCGAGATACCCGCCTGGCGCGGCGAGGACTACGGCATCTGCCGGCGCTGGGACGATGAGGTGATCTTCAAGATGGAGCGCGGCGCGGTGCCGCTCTTCGGGGTGCCGGCCTACGGCATCCACGTGAACGGCTTTGTGCGCACCCCCGAGGGCCCGCGGCTCTGGGTCGGACGCCGCTCGCGCCACAAGGCGCTGGCGCCGGGCAAACTGGATCACCTGGTCGCCGGCGGGCAGCCCTATGGTTTGAGTTTGATGGAGAACGTCGTCAAGGAAGCGGCGGAGGAGGCCAGCGTGCCCGAAGACCTCGCCCGCCGCGCCCGCCCGGTGGGGGCGCTCGGCTATCTCTGCGCGCGGCCCGAGGGCCAACGCAACGACGTGCTCTTCGTCTACGACCTGGAACTGCCCGCCGACTTCGTGCCGACGCCCAACGACGACGAGGTGGAGGAATTCTTCCTCTGGCCGATGGAGAAGATCCTGGAGCGTCTGAAGGACAGCGACGACTTCAAGTTCAACGTCGCCCTGGTGAACCTCGATTTCGCCCTGCGCCACGGCGTGCTGACGCCCGACGCGGAGCCCGGGTACCAGGCTATCGCCGAGGGTCTGCAGGGGCGTCTCACGGGCTAG
- a CDS encoding TRAP transporter substrate-binding protein — protein sequence MLSEKLKHLSRRDLLRLTKRYGISSTLLAAGSMTGLITATRLAEAANSTYEKRFKTEPKFTLKFGAAGFNERNLLIERAGCLQFAADLEERTDGAIRIEFIGSNQICGQLNCVKKTQQGIVDIFAASTQNSAGGAPYLNVLDYAYMFPSRAAQYYFLYHPGSEKVLREPLRQRHNVEFLFSHAELRGIQLGLKWKDKPLVTNIGQLAGTKNRVTGTQLGRIAMELMNLNPTPIAWEETLDGLKQGLIDGAETWASAVAYANMSPVVSQVVNLEFFCGTEHTAMSTKVFDKLGSELQDAVRESAYLTQVHVQAANEAALVKTVGFSDPQMPGTIFDQNGTRVSMMSDEARREAEEMCSPEFQPAAWEQWRERLNGWAGGMDTYKFIYDIAREIPKDTLPENVEPRRWWKA from the coding sequence ATGCTGAGTGAAAAACTGAAGCACCTATCGCGCCGCGACCTGCTGCGCCTGACCAAGCGGTACGGTATTTCGTCCACCTTGCTGGCGGCCGGCTCCATGACCGGTCTCATCACCGCCACGCGCCTGGCCGAAGCCGCCAACTCGACTTACGAAAAGCGCTTCAAGACCGAACCGAAGTTCACGCTGAAGTTCGGCGCGGCGGGGTTCAACGAACGCAACCTGCTGATCGAGCGCGCCGGCTGCCTGCAGTTCGCCGCCGACCTGGAGGAGCGCACCGACGGCGCCATCCGCATCGAGTTCATCGGCTCCAACCAGATCTGCGGCCAGCTCAACTGCGTGAAGAAGACGCAGCAGGGCATCGTCGACATCTTCGCCGCCTCGACCCAGAACTCGGCCGGCGGCGCGCCTTATCTCAACGTCCTCGACTACGCCTACATGTTCCCCAGCCGCGCCGCGCAGTACTACTTCCTCTACCACCCGGGCAGCGAGAAGGTGCTGCGTGAGCCGCTGCGCCAGCGCCATAACGTGGAGTTCCTGTTCAGCCACGCCGAACTGCGGGGCATCCAACTGGGCCTCAAGTGGAAGGACAAGCCGCTGGTCACCAACATCGGACAGTTGGCCGGCACCAAGAACCGCGTCACCGGCACGCAGCTCGGGCGCATCGCCATGGAGCTGATGAACCTCAACCCGACGCCGATCGCCTGGGAAGAGACGCTCGACGGCCTGAAGCAGGGCCTCATCGACGGCGCCGAGACCTGGGCCTCCGCCGTGGCTTACGCCAACATGTCGCCGGTGGTCTCCCAGGTGGTGAACCTGGAGTTCTTCTGCGGCACCGAGCATACGGCCATGAGCACCAAGGTCTTCGACAAGCTGGGCAGCGAGCTGCAGGACGCGGTGCGCGAATCCGCCTATCTGACGCAGGTTCACGTTCAGGCGGCCAACGAGGCGGCGCTGGTGAAAACCGTCGGCTTCTCGGACCCGCAGATGCCGGGCACGATCTTCGACCAGAACGGCACGCGGGTCTCCATGATGAGCGACGAGGCGCGGCGCGAGGCAGAGGAGATGTGTTCGCCGGAGTTCCAGCCGGCGGCCTGGGAGCAGTGGCGCGAGCGGCTCAACGGCTGGGCCGGTGGCATGGACACCTACAAGTTCATCTACGACATCGCCCGCGAGATCCCCAAGGACACGCTGCCGGAGAACGTCGAGCCCCGGCGCTGGTGGAAGGCCTAA
- a CDS encoding TRAP transporter substrate-binding protein: MKRRDFVKGAGPLVLGGAAAASTLAAPAIAQERIEWNMVMPWPKGAPGVGVNAERFVQRVNEMSGGRLTIKLFAAGELVPPFDSFDAVQSGTADVVHGTPYYWVGKSKAFNYFTTLPFGLNAIELPAWLTYGGGQELWEEAYADFGIQPFYAGSSGVQAGGWFKNEINTWEDLQGLKIRMAGLGGEVMRRAGSVVVLLPPGEILPAMQSGAIDAAEWIGPWNDVAFGLQKVVKYYYVPAFHEPGPGLEISVNKARFQALPSDLQAIVRYAAAATAQDTTTDFTYHNIQAFRPLIDDYDVELRSFSDEIIKRLGGITMEVVAEIGETDDLTRKIHASFMDFAKKAADYEGAFDETMLRQRRLVWEG; this comes from the coding sequence ATGAAACGCCGTGACTTCGTGAAGGGCGCGGGACCCCTTGTGTTGGGTGGGGCCGCTGCTGCGTCGACCCTGGCCGCGCCGGCCATCGCGCAGGAGCGCATCGAGTGGAACATGGTGATGCCCTGGCCCAAGGGCGCGCCGGGCGTGGGGGTCAACGCCGAGCGCTTCGTCCAGCGGGTCAATGAAATGAGCGGCGGGCGCTTGACCATCAAGCTCTTCGCCGCCGGCGAGCTGGTGCCGCCCTTCGACAGCTTCGACGCGGTGCAGAGCGGCACCGCCGATGTTGTGCACGGCACGCCCTACTACTGGGTCGGCAAGTCCAAGGCCTTCAACTATTTTACCACGCTGCCCTTCGGCCTCAACGCCATCGAGCTGCCGGCCTGGCTGACTTACGGCGGCGGCCAGGAACTGTGGGAGGAGGCCTACGCCGACTTCGGCATCCAGCCCTTCTATGCCGGCTCCAGCGGCGTGCAGGCCGGCGGCTGGTTCAAGAACGAGATCAACACCTGGGAGGACCTGCAGGGCCTGAAGATCCGCATGGCCGGCCTGGGCGGCGAGGTCATGCGCCGCGCCGGCTCCGTCGTCGTGCTGCTGCCGCCGGGCGAAATCCTGCCGGCCATGCAGTCCGGCGCCATCGACGCGGCGGAGTGGATCGGCCCCTGGAACGATGTCGCCTTCGGCCTGCAGAAGGTGGTGAAGTACTACTACGTGCCGGCCTTCCACGAGCCCGGTCCGGGCCTGGAGATCTCGGTGAACAAGGCCAGGTTCCAGGCTCTGCCCTCCGACCTGCAGGCCATCGTGCGCTACGCCGCCGCGGCCACGGCGCAGGACACCACCACGGACTTCACCTACCACAACATCCAGGCCTTCCGTCCGCTGATCGACGACTACGACGTGGAACTGCGCAGCTTCTCCGACGAGATCATCAAGCGCCTGGGCGGGATCACCATGGAAGTGGTGGCGGAGATCGGCGAGACCGACGACCTGACCCGGAAGATCCACGCCTCCTTCATGGACTTCGCCAAGAAGGCCGCCGACTACGAGGGCGCCTTCGACGAGACCATGCTGCGCCAGCGCCGGCTGGTCTGGGAGGGCTGA
- a CDS encoding choline dehydrogenase, giving the protein MHQVIAEDQSSATPETPGRGAAPHGKDGSGSYDYIVVGGGSAGCVLANRLSADPANRVLLLEAGGRDWNPWIHVPVGYFKTMHNPRTDWCYKTEPDKGLNGRRLDWPRGRVLGGSSSINGLLYIRGQKEDYDHWRQLGNVGWSYEDVLPYFIRAEDQERGADDYHGAGGPLAVSDMRIRRELCDKFITAAEELGIPPRDDFNGAEQEGAGYFQLTSRDGRRCSTAVGYLNPARSRANLTIVTHAQTERVLFQGRRAVGVAYRRSGRHGGALREARCRGEVILSAGAIGSPQILLLSGVGPGAQLQSFDIPVVHDLAGVGRNLQDHLQVRMVFKTKHPITMNDQVHNPFKKMLMGLDYIFFRRGPLTMGASQVCVFARTSPEVATPDIQFHLQPLSADKPGEGLHKFSAFTSSTCQLRPESRGVIELRSPFAQDHPAIHPNYLATVKDQQVTVAGMRLSRAFAATSVMAPLIASEMTPGAQAQSDAELLEAARNISQTIYHPTSTCKMGRDESSVVDERLRVHGMEGLRVVDASVMPCVVSGNTNAPTIMIAEKASDLILSDGRERRLAASV; this is encoded by the coding sequence ATGCACCAGGTGATCGCCGAGGATCAGAGCAGCGCCACGCCCGAGACACCCGGCCGCGGCGCCGCGCCACACGGCAAGGACGGCAGCGGGAGCTACGACTACATCGTCGTCGGCGGCGGCTCGGCCGGCTGCGTGCTGGCCAACCGTCTCTCCGCCGACCCGGCGAACCGGGTGCTGCTGCTGGAGGCCGGCGGACGGGACTGGAACCCCTGGATCCACGTCCCGGTCGGCTACTTCAAGACCATGCACAACCCCAGGACCGACTGGTGCTACAAGACCGAGCCGGACAAGGGCCTGAACGGACGGCGGCTCGACTGGCCGCGCGGCCGCGTGCTGGGCGGCTCCTCCTCCATCAACGGCCTGCTCTACATCCGCGGCCAGAAGGAGGACTACGACCACTGGCGCCAGCTCGGCAACGTCGGCTGGTCCTATGAAGACGTGCTCCCCTACTTCATCCGCGCCGAGGACCAGGAGCGCGGCGCCGACGACTATCACGGCGCCGGCGGGCCGCTGGCGGTCTCCGACATGCGCATCCGGCGCGAGCTCTGCGACAAGTTCATCACGGCGGCGGAAGAGCTTGGAATCCCCCCGCGCGACGATTTCAACGGCGCCGAACAGGAAGGCGCCGGCTACTTCCAGCTCACCTCACGCGACGGGCGGCGCTGCAGCACCGCCGTCGGCTACCTGAACCCGGCGCGCAGCCGCGCCAACCTGACGATCGTCACCCACGCGCAGACCGAACGGGTGCTCTTCCAGGGCCGCCGCGCCGTCGGCGTCGCCTACCGCCGAAGCGGCCGTCACGGGGGCGCGCTGCGCGAGGCGCGCTGCCGCGGCGAGGTGATCCTCTCCGCCGGCGCCATCGGCTCGCCGCAGATCCTGCTGCTCTCGGGCGTCGGCCCCGGCGCGCAACTGCAAAGCTTCGACATTCCTGTGGTGCACGACCTGGCCGGCGTCGGCCGCAACCTGCAGGACCATCTGCAGGTCCGCATGGTCTTCAAGACCAAGCACCCGATCACCATGAACGACCAGGTGCATAACCCCTTCAAGAAGATGCTGATGGGCTTGGACTACATCTTCTTCCGCCGCGGGCCGCTGACCATGGGCGCCAGCCAGGTCTGCGTCTTCGCGCGCACCTCTCCGGAGGTGGCGACGCCGGACATCCAGTTCCACCTGCAGCCGCTCTCCGCCGACAAGCCGGGCGAGGGCCTGCACAAGTTCTCCGCCTTTACCTCATCGACCTGCCAGTTGCGCCCGGAAAGCCGCGGCGTCATCGAGCTGCGCAGCCCCTTCGCCCAGGACCACCCGGCGATCCATCCCAACTATCTCGCCACGGTGAAGGACCAGCAGGTGACGGTGGCCGGCATGCGCCTGTCGCGCGCCTTCGCCGCCACCTCGGTGATGGCGCCGCTGATCGCCAGCGAAATGACGCCGGGCGCCCAGGCGCAGAGCGACGCGGAGCTTCTGGAGGCGGCGCGCAACATCAGCCAGACCATCTACCACCCCACCAGCACCTGCAAGATGGGCCGCGACGAGTCTTCGGTGGTGGACGAGCGCCTGCGCGTCCATGGGATGGAGGGTCTGCGCGTGGTCGATGCCTCGGTCATGCCCTGCGTGGTCTCCGGCAACACCAACGCGCCGACCATCATGATCGCCGAAAAGGCCAGCGACCTGATCCTCTCCGACGGCCGCGAGCGGCGCCTGGCGGCGAGCGTGTAA